In Acidaminococcus timonensis, one DNA window encodes the following:
- a CDS encoding glucosaminidase domain-containing protein: MKTNHKRLLLGLVTAAVLLPGTASAAPLNAVLAPRDPAVEPVSLDETAPAAGSRPAGEKPARARKEHRHQQETLEKKEQSDQTGTQGTKSFLERLREKFRGHGDGGTREEAGPEGKPAKLEKSVPPEKPALDEKTEKPEKQARDRKPEKPAKPEKPAKHEKSGKPGRDLPPADLTRLGPADPDSLVIRKGLLSITGKKMQLPRYYNPDKLLRLENQDKAVEDPSLKIIINALTTTASLWNLPANYRQEPIAGPGEVTRDQAVTLLRRYNQDLPIKATPEQIVDLYYQEAGREGLRWDVVFCQALLETGFFHFGGTVVPEQNNFCGLGTTSATVRGAYFATPREGVRAHVQHLMAYTTDRLPQTPVIDPRYYLVYKTKLQNHSFFTHWSQLNGKWATGSYYAEKILNLHEQMKQIVAISDTDWDGGLLK, encoded by the coding sequence TTGAAAACCAACCATAAACGTCTTCTGCTGGGGCTTGTCACGGCGGCTGTGCTGCTGCCGGGCACTGCTTCTGCGGCTCCTTTGAACGCAGTTCTGGCGCCCAGGGATCCCGCCGTGGAACCGGTTTCCCTGGACGAGACCGCACCTGCTGCCGGCTCCCGGCCGGCGGGGGAGAAACCGGCCCGGGCCAGGAAGGAACACCGGCACCAGCAGGAAACTCTGGAAAAAAAAGAACAATCGGATCAAACCGGTACCCAGGGGACCAAAAGCTTCCTGGAGCGGCTGCGGGAGAAATTCCGGGGCCACGGTGACGGCGGCACCCGGGAGGAAGCCGGACCGGAGGGAAAACCGGCCAAACTGGAAAAATCCGTCCCACCGGAAAAACCGGCTCTGGACGAAAAAACTGAGAAACCGGAAAAACAGGCAAGGGACAGAAAACCTGAGAAACCGGCCAAACCGGAAAAACCGGCAAAGCACGAGAAATCCGGAAAACCGGGCAGGGATCTCCCTCCTGCGGACTTGACCAGACTGGGACCGGCGGACCCGGACAGCCTGGTGATCCGCAAGGGTCTGCTTTCCATCACCGGCAAAAAAATGCAACTGCCCAGGTATTACAACCCGGACAAGCTGCTGCGCCTGGAAAACCAGGACAAGGCGGTGGAGGATCCCAGCCTGAAGATCATCATCAATGCACTGACCACCACTGCCAGCCTGTGGAACCTGCCGGCCAACTACCGGCAGGAACCCATTGCCGGGCCCGGAGAGGTCACCCGTGACCAGGCTGTGACTCTGCTGCGGCGCTACAACCAGGACCTGCCCATCAAGGCCACCCCGGAACAGATCGTGGATCTGTATTACCAGGAAGCCGGCCGGGAGGGGCTGCGCTGGGATGTGGTGTTCTGCCAGGCCCTGCTGGAGACCGGATTTTTCCATTTCGGCGGCACGGTGGTCCCCGAGCAGAACAACTTCTGCGGCCTGGGCACCACCAGCGCCACGGTGCGGGGAGCCTATTTTGCCACGCCCCGGGAGGGGGTACGGGCCCATGTGCAGCATCTGATGGCCTATACCACTGACCGGCTGCCCCAGACGCCGGTGATCGATCCCCGGTACTATCTGGTGTACAAAACAAAACTGCAGAATCACAGCTTCTTCACCCACTGGTCCCAGCTGAACGGCAAATGGGCCACGGGCAGCTACTACGCAGAAAAGATCCTGAACCTGCATGAACAGATGAAACAGATCGTTGCCATCAGCGATACCGATTGGGATGGAGGCCTTTTGAAATGA
- a CDS encoding tRNA (cytidine(34)-2'-O)-methyltransferase — protein sequence MHVVLVEPEIPGNTGNIARLCAATGASLHLVRPLGFSVDDKYLKRAGLDYWHLVDVHYYDSVEEVLAEYPDSPRFLLTTHAHHSYSRVHYGPDSLLIFGKESAGLPEAFRNAHADECVRIPMVSEARSLNLANSVAIVLYEALRQNDFDLQEGTI from the coding sequence ATGCATGTTGTACTGGTAGAGCCGGAAATTCCCGGCAACACGGGAAACATTGCCCGCCTGTGTGCGGCCACGGGAGCGTCCCTGCATCTGGTGCGTCCCCTGGGCTTTTCGGTGGACGATAAATATCTGAAACGGGCCGGGCTGGATTACTGGCACCTGGTGGATGTCCATTACTACGATTCGGTGGAGGAAGTCCTGGCCGAATACCCGGACAGCCCCCGGTTCCTTCTGACCACCCATGCCCATCATTCTTACAGCCGTGTCCATTACGGTCCGGATTCCCTGCTGATCTTCGGCAAGGAAAGTGCCGGACTGCCGGAAGCGTTCCGCAACGCCCATGCGGATGAGTGTGTACGCATCCCCATGGTCAGCGAGGCACGGTCCCTGAACCTGGCCAATTCGGTGGCCATTGTGCTGTACGAGGCCTTACGACAGAATGATTTTGACCTTCAGGAGGGAACCATATGA
- the queD gene encoding 6-carboxytetrahydropterin synthase QueD codes for MICIKEFEFDAAHYLPNYHGKCEHLHGHTYKLVVKVEGRPDEEGMVLDFVQFKHTVNELVVDKLDHHCLNDILPNPSAENIALWVWKQLHDVLHGPNYALHEVQVWETKTSGIVYRGEVC; via the coding sequence ATGATCTGTATCAAGGAATTCGAGTTCGACGCGGCCCATTACCTGCCCAACTATCACGGCAAATGCGAACATCTCCATGGCCACACCTACAAGCTGGTGGTGAAAGTGGAAGGCAGGCCCGATGAAGAAGGCATGGTGCTGGATTTTGTCCAGTTCAAACATACGGTGAACGAGCTGGTGGTGGACAAACTGGACCACCACTGCCTGAACGACATCCTGCCCAACCCTTCGGCGGAAAACATTGCCCTGTGGGTGTGGAAGCAGCTCCACGATGTGCTCCACGGGCCCAACTATGCCCTGCATGAGGTCCAGGTCTGGGAGACGAAGACCAGCGGGATCGTATATCGAGGTGAAGTATGCTGA
- the folE2 gene encoding GTP cyclohydrolase FolE2 has product MKDVQAQKDERNIALKHVGIRNLRWPIVLADREKGTQPTVATVSLAVDLPREQRGTHMSRFVECLKQVGPIRPFELEQVLDGLKQKLEARKAMLQFDCPYFITKKAPVSGIESYLDVDCHFKAEKGETFSLEVGVDVPIHTLCPCSKEISRYGAHNQRAWARMRIRSTGPVWIEELVAMAEKGASTPLYSLLKRPDEKCVTEMAYENPRFVEDAVREIALQLEADDRIDWYEVTVESEESIHNHNAFATVEKEV; this is encoded by the coding sequence CTGAAAGACGTACAGGCACAAAAAGACGAGCGGAACATTGCCCTGAAACATGTGGGCATCAGGAACCTGCGCTGGCCCATTGTGCTGGCTGACAGGGAAAAGGGCACCCAGCCCACGGTGGCCACGGTGAGCCTGGCGGTGGATCTGCCCCGGGAACAGCGGGGCACCCACATGAGCCGGTTCGTGGAATGCCTGAAGCAGGTGGGCCCCATCCGCCCCTTCGAACTGGAACAGGTGCTGGACGGGCTGAAGCAGAAGCTGGAGGCCCGGAAGGCCATGCTGCAGTTCGACTGCCCCTATTTCATCACGAAAAAGGCGCCGGTCAGCGGCATCGAAAGCTACCTGGATGTGGACTGCCATTTCAAGGCGGAAAAAGGGGAGACCTTCTCCCTGGAAGTGGGGGTGGACGTGCCCATCCATACCCTGTGCCCCTGCTCCAAGGAAATCAGCCGATACGGGGCCCACAACCAGCGGGCCTGGGCAAGGATGCGCATCCGCAGCACCGGACCTGTATGGATCGAGGAACTGGTGGCCATGGCGGAGAAGGGGGCTTCCACCCCGCTGTATTCCCTGCTGAAACGGCCGGACGAGAAATGCGTCACGGAGATGGCCTATGAGAATCCCCGGTTCGTGGAGGATGCGGTCCGGGAAATCGCCCTGCAGCTGGAGGCCGATGATCGCATCGACTGGTATGAAGTCACTGTGGAGAGCGAAGAGAGCATCCACAACCACAATGCCTTTGCAACCGTAGAAAAAGAGGTGTAA
- the folP gene encoding dihydropteroate synthase has translation MYLSIPPARIRYEMEKMDVHPVGIELMAPKARVEPLKLLDVRTPAANIIKQEMLALGGDCVNPKGTINCSLDRVDVILLGNRRQYRNLVKKLGTMANWFGIQAIMDDLWEFLEPGTLVTVLADGRKLTYEKMRVMGILNVTPDSFYAGSRISGEQALLEKAETMLRDGADLLDIGGESTRPGADPVSPEEEKRRVTGALSALRKQFPEAVLSVDTYHAETAEAALAAGADIINDVTAGTGDPRMLTVAAAAKAPLVLMHMRGTPKTMLSSENKQYHNVVGDVARYLLERAGACAAVGLGRDKVILDPGLGFAKDRDGNLALCNGLAELTGQGIPVLLAGSRKGFIGKVLGDLPADDRLEGTMALSACAVYAGAQMVRVHDVKENVRIIRMLEAIRACQ, from the coding sequence ATGTACCTGTCCATTCCGCCTGCGCGGATCCGGTATGAAATGGAAAAGATGGATGTCCATCCTGTGGGCATCGAACTGATGGCTCCCAAGGCCCGGGTGGAACCCCTGAAGCTGCTGGACGTGCGCACGCCGGCTGCCAACATCATCAAACAGGAGATGCTGGCCCTGGGCGGGGACTGTGTGAATCCCAAGGGTACCATCAACTGCAGCCTGGACCGGGTGGATGTGATCCTTTTGGGCAACCGGCGCCAGTACCGGAACCTGGTGAAGAAACTGGGAACCATGGCCAACTGGTTCGGGATCCAGGCCATTATGGACGATCTGTGGGAATTCCTGGAACCGGGGACACTGGTGACGGTACTGGCTGACGGCCGGAAGCTGACCTATGAAAAGATGCGGGTCATGGGAATTTTGAATGTGACGCCGGATTCTTTCTATGCCGGTTCCCGGATCAGTGGGGAACAGGCCCTTTTGGAGAAAGCGGAAACCATGCTCCGGGATGGAGCGGACCTGCTGGATATCGGCGGGGAATCCACCCGTCCGGGAGCGGATCCTGTGTCTCCGGAAGAGGAAAAACGCCGGGTGACGGGGGCCCTTTCCGCTCTGCGAAAACAGTTTCCGGAGGCCGTTCTCAGTGTGGACACCTACCATGCTGAGACGGCGGAAGCGGCCCTGGCAGCCGGTGCGGACATCATCAATGATGTGACGGCCGGTACCGGTGATCCCCGGATGCTTACTGTGGCTGCGGCTGCCAAGGCCCCCCTGGTGCTCATGCATATGCGGGGGACGCCCAAGACCATGCTCAGCAGCGAAAACAAGCAGTACCACAATGTGGTGGGAGACGTGGCCCGTTACCTGCTGGAACGGGCCGGTGCCTGCGCCGCTGTGGGACTGGGCAGGGACAAGGTGATCTTGGATCCGGGCCTGGGCTTTGCCAAGGACAGGGACGGAAACCTGGCCCTGTGCAACGGGCTGGCCGAACTGACGGGGCAGGGCATTCCGGTGCTTCTGGCCGGCAGCCGCAAAGGCTTCATCGGCAAGGTGCTGGGGGATCTGCCTGCAGACGACCGTCTGGAGGGCACCATGGCCCTGTCCGCCTGTGCCGTGTATGCCGGGGCCCAGATGGTCCGGGTCCATGATGTGAAAGAAAATGTCCGGATCATCCGGATGCTGGAGGCGATCCGGGCATGCCAGTAG
- the folK gene encoding 2-amino-4-hydroxy-6-hydroxymethyldihydropteridine diphosphokinase, translated as MPVAYIALGSNLGDKEKNLEQALDRLRKHGVQVLAVSPWIATAPYGVTDQPDFLNGAAKVEWGGDAESLLHTLLGVEQEMGRQRRRHWGERNIDLDLLLFGDQILHTDDLNLPHPDMANRSFVLEPLCAIGPEVVHPVLKKTIRALWQALQEKEHETKQESREQNMQDRLKTGVVLVLLYTILFAIAESVQIVPGLSGLRLAGMLSVPYGLIFGRLGAISAALGAALGMVVTGGNSNFIPIEFLGALLSAYLPFRVWQGMRSPQEPYLCVEDERTGMMYFVLSLIGTVPMAVFPAVGGDLYKIVPFPASYPKMFLASLVCTVVGGFIVYLFAAPRMFRGPGEALWNRIRDPKGTTRNLAVAMIRITLTGGFLGLGLAFIFPNEFELIIVEYVMGIFAAILFILTAV; from the coding sequence ATGCCAGTAGCATACATTGCCCTGGGCAGCAACCTGGGGGACAAAGAGAAGAACCTGGAACAGGCCCTGGACCGGCTCCGGAAACACGGGGTGCAGGTGCTGGCCGTATCTCCCTGGATCGCCACCGCTCCCTATGGGGTCACGGATCAGCCGGACTTTTTGAACGGAGCGGCGAAAGTGGAGTGGGGCGGTGACGCCGAAAGCCTGCTCCATACGCTCCTGGGCGTGGAACAGGAAATGGGACGGCAGCGCAGGCGGCACTGGGGCGAGCGGAACATCGACCTGGACCTGTTGCTGTTCGGGGACCAGATCCTCCACACCGACGATTTGAACCTGCCCCATCCCGACATGGCCAACCGGAGCTTCGTGCTGGAACCCCTTTGTGCCATCGGGCCGGAAGTGGTCCATCCGGTGCTGAAAAAGACCATCCGGGCGCTGTGGCAGGCTCTTCAGGAAAAAGAACATGAAACCAAACAGGAAAGCAGGGAACAGAACATGCAAGATCGTTTGAAGACTGGGGTCGTCCTGGTCCTTCTCTATACCATTTTATTTGCCATTGCAGAATCCGTACAAATCGTTCCGGGCCTGAGCGGCCTGCGTCTGGCGGGGATGCTTTCCGTCCCCTACGGGCTGATCTTCGGCCGGCTGGGAGCCATCTCGGCGGCTCTGGGAGCAGCCCTGGGCATGGTGGTCACCGGGGGCAACTCCAATTTCATCCCCATTGAATTTTTGGGAGCGCTGCTGTCGGCCTATCTGCCCTTCCGGGTATGGCAGGGCATGCGCAGTCCCCAGGAACCCTATCTGTGTGTGGAAGATGAACGGACCGGCATGATGTACTTCGTGCTGAGCCTGATCGGCACCGTTCCCATGGCCGTGTTCCCGGCAGTGGGCGGCGATCTGTATAAAATCGTACCTTTCCCGGCGTCCTATCCGAAGATGTTCCTGGCCAGCCTGGTGTGCACGGTGGTGGGGGGCTTTATCGTGTATCTGTTTGCGGCACCCCGCATGTTCCGGGGCCCGGGGGAAGCCCTGTGGAACCGGATCAGGGATCCCAAAGGCACCACCCGGAATCTGGCCGTGGCCATGATCCGGATCACCCTGACCGGGGGCTTCCTGGGGCTGGGCCTGGCTTTCATCTTTCCCAATGAATTCGAACTGATCATCGTGGAATATGTGATGGGCATCTTCGCAGCCATCCTGTTCATCCTGACGGCTGTGTAA
- a CDS encoding glycosyltransferase family 2 protein — MYRLTLLIQVVLLVTFLWTCATVALGMLTRKKPRPVVAGPSTFAVLVCAHNEEGVVGKLLRALEEQDYPGERVRVFLLADHCDDRTAEVGRRFSRVTVLERNEGPRTGKGAVLNWGIPRILKQYGGQFSHMVIFDADNLPDKGFLSALDDSFRHGARLVQGNRLPLNPYDNLITQWYSMYWLSVDVFSKPKYNVDLPAIVSGTGFGFDVKLLDRDGWQTRTIVEDLEFSMQQNFKGVFSEYQDRARFYDEQPVTLRAMVSQLRRWMTGNYEIARTYWHRWLQHFLARPDVRLIDNFVPMLMCVVFGFYFLGNVAWWVERVLNGLPMMHLKDILWWCLLYVLSLIMGTNAVRGGDLSVKKMLPGILTGGFFCIFLSLIAVYSLFRPQRKWIPIAHVHRGGPEV; from the coding sequence ATGTACCGACTGACATTACTCATCCAGGTCGTGCTGCTGGTCACATTTTTGTGGACCTGCGCCACCGTGGCCTTGGGAATGCTGACCCGGAAAAAACCGCGGCCGGTGGTGGCGGGGCCCAGTACCTTTGCGGTCCTGGTCTGCGCCCATAACGAAGAAGGGGTGGTGGGCAAGCTGCTGCGCGCCCTGGAAGAGCAGGACTATCCGGGCGAGAGGGTCCGGGTGTTCCTGCTGGCGGACCACTGTGATGACCGCACAGCGGAGGTGGGACGCCGGTTTTCCCGGGTGACGGTGCTGGAGCGGAATGAAGGGCCCCGGACCGGCAAGGGGGCCGTCCTGAACTGGGGCATTCCCCGGATCCTGAAACAGTACGGGGGCCAGTTCTCCCATATGGTGATCTTCGATGCGGACAACCTGCCGGACAAAGGCTTTTTGTCCGCCCTGGACGACAGCTTCCGCCACGGGGCCCGGCTGGTGCAGGGCAACCGGCTGCCCCTCAACCCCTATGACAACCTGATCACCCAGTGGTACAGCATGTACTGGCTCAGTGTGGATGTGTTCAGCAAACCCAAGTACAATGTGGATCTGCCGGCCATTGTGTCCGGTACCGGCTTTGGCTTCGACGTGAAGCTGCTGGACCGGGACGGATGGCAGACCCGCACCATTGTGGAGGACCTGGAATTTTCCATGCAGCAGAACTTCAAAGGGGTGTTCTCCGAGTACCAGGACAGAGCCCGGTTCTACGACGAGCAGCCAGTGACTCTCCGGGCCATGGTGAGCCAGCTCCGGCGGTGGATGACCGGAAATTACGAAATCGCCCGGACTTACTGGCACCGGTGGCTGCAGCATTTCCTGGCCAGACCGGACGTGCGGCTCATCGACAACTTCGTGCCCATGCTCATGTGCGTGGTGTTCGGGTTCTATTTCCTGGGCAATGTGGCCTGGTGGGTGGAACGGGTGCTGAACGGTCTGCCCATGATGCATCTGAAGGATATCCTGTGGTGGTGCCTGCTGTATGTGCTCAGCCTCATCATGGGGACAAACGCTGTGCGGGGCGGGGATCTGAGCGTGAAGAAAATGCTGCCCGGCATCCTGACCGGAGGGTTCTTCTGCATCTTCCTGTCGCTGATCGCCGTCTACTCCCTGTTCCGGCCCCAGCGGAAATGGATTCCCATCGCCCATGTGCATAGGGGCGGTCCGGAAGTGTGA
- the miaB gene encoding tRNA (N6-isopentenyl adenosine(37)-C2)-methylthiotransferase MiaB: MTKHYTILNYGCQMNESDSEHYAGQLSDLGYHYTENYHDADVILINTCCVRESAEKKILGKIGEMKQVKREDPHKVLCVTGCMAQKDGEAFLKKYPQVDLLIGTAHVNNFSAILQEYLAQTHRKSGMFNDLTVMPREFEGHFVRKSSYAAWVPIMYGCNNFCTYCIVPYVRGRERSRSAEAICSEIRSAVSQGYREFTLLGQNVNSYGKDRGDTHAFAALLRQVDAIPGVERVRYMTSHPRDMSEELIRTVADSKHVCHHFHIPVQSGSTRIMQAMNRGYTRESYLKLVETIRKYVPDATLTTDIIVGFPGETEEDFQQTLSLFDEVSYDAAYTFIYSRRSGTPAAKMGDQVPLAVKKDRLNRLMELQNRHSLKHNQKLVGQTLPVMVEGLSHNNKTMWSGRTDGNKLVLWPVGERFFDAGEVVPVKIETAQTWLLKGSAAL; the protein is encoded by the coding sequence ATGACCAAGCATTACACCATTTTGAACTATGGCTGCCAGATGAACGAAAGCGACTCGGAACATTATGCCGGCCAGCTTTCCGATCTGGGCTATCACTATACGGAAAATTATCACGATGCGGACGTGATCCTGATCAACACCTGCTGTGTCCGGGAAAGTGCGGAAAAGAAGATCCTGGGCAAAATTGGGGAAATGAAACAGGTGAAACGGGAAGATCCCCATAAAGTCCTGTGTGTCACCGGCTGCATGGCCCAGAAGGACGGGGAGGCGTTCCTGAAGAAGTATCCCCAGGTGGACCTGCTCATCGGCACGGCCCATGTGAACAACTTCAGCGCCATCCTGCAGGAGTACCTGGCCCAGACCCACCGGAAATCGGGGATGTTCAATGACCTGACCGTCATGCCCCGGGAGTTCGAGGGCCATTTTGTACGCAAGAGCAGTTATGCGGCCTGGGTGCCCATCATGTACGGGTGCAACAACTTCTGCACCTACTGCATCGTGCCCTATGTGCGGGGACGGGAACGGAGCCGCAGCGCCGAGGCCATCTGCAGCGAAATCCGCAGTGCCGTATCCCAGGGCTACCGGGAATTCACCCTGCTGGGGCAGAACGTGAACTCCTACGGCAAGGACCGGGGGGACACCCATGCCTTTGCCGCCCTGCTGCGCCAGGTGGATGCCATCCCCGGGGTGGAACGGGTGCGCTACATGACCAGCCATCCTCGTGACATGAGCGAGGAACTGATCCGCACCGTGGCGGACAGCAAACACGTGTGCCATCATTTCCACATCCCGGTGCAGAGTGGCAGCACCCGGATCATGCAGGCCATGAACCGGGGATATACGCGGGAATCCTATCTGAAGCTGGTGGAGACCATCCGGAAGTACGTGCCGGATGCCACCCTGACCACCGACATCATCGTGGGGTTCCCGGGGGAGACGGAAGAGGATTTCCAGCAGACCCTGAGCCTGTTTGATGAAGTGAGCTACGATGCGGCGTATACCTTTATCTATTCCCGGCGTTCCGGGACTCCGGCGGCCAAAATGGGGGACCAGGTGCCTCTGGCGGTGAAGAAAGACCGCCTGAACCGGCTCATGGAACTCCAGAACCGCCACAGCCTGAAACACAACCAGAAACTGGTGGGGCAGACCCTTCCTGTGATGGTGGAGGGCCTGAGCCACAACAACAAAACCATGTGGAGCGGCCGGACCGACGGCAACAAGCTGGTCCTGTGGCCTGTGGGGGAACGGTTCTTCGATGCAGGGGAAGTGGTGCCTGTGAAGATCGAAACCGCCCAGACCTGGCTGCTTAAAGGAAGTGCTGCCTTATGA
- the mutS gene encoding DNA mismatch repair protein MutS has product MTTLTPMLQQYLEIKEQHKDELLFFRLGDFYELFNDDAITASRELNLTLTKRAGGKAGASSTMPMCGVPFHSVDGYLAKLIRKGYKIAICDQMEDPKKAVGIVKREVTKILTPGTILSDAVLDESHNQYLACLEQEGDQLCLSYADVSTGECAWYLAGGKDRQEAVLDQLYRISPAELVLTTGTEAFQDLLDKMQQKLPDCMVNQYDPIPGLDYFSQHFGADPAGRIPLVHETVEAMLGYIHENVKSDLAQINHLREITTDAVMNLDATAIRNLELVKNMKDGTRHGTLLDVLDYTRTAMGARQLRQWVEAPLLDTARITLRQQAIGYMVLESQTHNATQFRTRLGEALGEITDLERILSRIEVGSANARDLAALRTALRALPQVKQLLSECSEGLLHTLDTRIALHQDLLEELERGIVDDPPFTVREGGMIRKGFNAELDEVHDIAENNNQWMADFEQRIKDQTGIKNLKVGYNKVFGYYIEVSKGQISQVPDSFIRKQTLVNGERYIVPELKAFENKILSAREKIQQLEYYLFNQIRQDVRDHLVEVQETARALGELDVLYSLAMAAFKGSYVCPRLNNRQEITIKDGKHPVVEKLLERELFVPNDVHLNCTDERLIILTGPNMAGKSTYMRQVALLTLMAQMGSFIPAREADICPVDRIFTRVGASDDLATGQSTFMVEMNEVANILKYATSRSLIILDEVGRGTSTYDGMSIARAVVEYINDKIRAKTLFATHYHELIELEKLDPGIRNYSVAVKEKGHDVVFLRRIVPGGTDRSYGIHVARLAGLPEKVVKRADELLEEYTSQGAAPAPAAKAAPAPKKGQEDLQPSLFGDVIGDTLRSLDVMTMTPLEALNTLYKLQEEAKRERGQAE; this is encoded by the coding sequence ATGACGACGTTGACTCCCATGCTCCAGCAATACCTGGAGATCAAGGAACAGCATAAGGATGAATTGCTGTTCTTCCGACTGGGAGACTTTTATGAACTGTTCAACGACGATGCCATCACCGCCAGCCGGGAGCTGAACCTGACCCTGACGAAACGGGCCGGGGGCAAGGCCGGGGCCTCCAGCACCATGCCCATGTGCGGGGTGCCCTTCCACAGCGTGGACGGGTATCTGGCCAAGCTGATCCGGAAAGGGTACAAGATCGCCATCTGTGACCAGATGGAGGATCCCAAAAAGGCTGTGGGCATTGTGAAGCGGGAAGTGACCAAGATCCTGACCCCGGGCACCATTTTAAGTGACGCGGTCCTGGATGAGAGCCACAACCAGTACCTGGCCTGCCTGGAGCAGGAGGGGGACCAGCTGTGCCTTTCCTATGCCGATGTTTCCACCGGGGAATGCGCCTGGTATCTGGCCGGGGGCAAAGACCGGCAAGAAGCGGTGCTGGACCAGCTGTACCGGATTTCGCCGGCGGAACTGGTGCTCACCACGGGTACGGAAGCGTTCCAGGACCTGCTGGACAAAATGCAGCAGAAACTGCCCGACTGCATGGTGAACCAGTACGATCCCATCCCGGGCCTGGATTATTTCAGCCAGCATTTCGGGGCGGATCCGGCGGGTCGGATCCCTCTGGTGCACGAAACTGTGGAAGCCATGCTGGGCTATATCCATGAGAATGTGAAAAGCGATCTGGCCCAGATCAACCATCTGCGGGAAATCACCACGGACGCGGTGATGAACCTGGATGCCACCGCCATCCGCAATCTGGAACTGGTGAAGAACATGAAGGACGGCACCCGCCACGGCACCCTGCTGGATGTGCTGGACTACACCCGCACGGCCATGGGGGCCCGGCAGCTGCGGCAGTGGGTGGAGGCACCCCTTCTGGACACCGCCCGGATCACCCTGCGCCAGCAGGCTATCGGATATATGGTGCTGGAAAGCCAAACCCACAATGCCACCCAGTTCCGTACCCGTCTGGGGGAGGCCCTGGGAGAGATCACCGACCTGGAACGGATTTTATCCCGGATCGAAGTGGGCTCTGCCAATGCCCGTGACCTGGCGGCTCTCCGGACGGCCCTGCGGGCTCTGCCCCAGGTGAAGCAGCTGCTCAGTGAGTGCAGCGAGGGCCTGCTCCACACCCTGGATACCCGCATCGCCCTCCACCAGGATCTGCTGGAGGAACTGGAACGGGGAATCGTAGATGATCCGCCCTTTACCGTACGGGAGGGGGGCATGATCCGCAAAGGCTTCAACGCCGAGCTGGACGAAGTCCACGACATTGCCGAAAACAACAACCAGTGGATGGCCGACTTTGAACAGCGGATCAAGGACCAGACCGGCATCAAGAACCTGAAGGTGGGCTACAACAAGGTCTTCGGGTATTATATTGAAGTTTCCAAAGGCCAGATTTCCCAGGTGCCTGATTCTTTCATCCGCAAGCAGACCCTGGTGAACGGAGAACGGTATATCGTCCCCGAGCTGAAGGCTTTTGAAAACAAGATCCTCAGCGCCAGGGAAAAGATCCAGCAGCTGGAATACTACCTGTTCAACCAGATCCGCCAGGATGTGCGGGACCATCTGGTGGAAGTGCAGGAGACGGCCCGGGCCCTGGGGGAACTGGACGTGCTGTATTCCCTGGCCATGGCGGCCTTCAAGGGCAGCTACGTATGCCCCCGGCTGAACAACCGCCAGGAGATCACCATCAAAGACGGCAAGCATCCGGTGGTGGAAAAGCTGCTGGAACGGGAGCTGTTCGTGCCCAACGACGTGCACCTGAACTGCACCGATGAACGGCTGATCATCCTCACCGGCCCCAATATGGCCGGCAAATCCACCTACATGCGCCAGGTGGCGCTGCTGACCCTGATGGCTCAGATGGGCAGCTTCATCCCGGCCCGGGAGGCGGACATCTGCCCGGTGGACCGGATCTTCACCCGGGTGGGGGCCAGTGACGATCTGGCTACGGGCCAGAGCACCTTCATGGTGGAAATGAACGAAGTGGCCAACATTTTGAAATACGCCACCAGCCGCAGCCTGATCATCCTGGACGAAGTGGGCCGGGGGACCAGTACCTATGACGGCATGAGCATCGCCCGGGCTGTGGTGGAATACATCAATGACAAGATCAGGGCCAAGACCCTGTTTGCCACCCACTACCACGAACTGATCGAGCTGGAGAAGCTGGATCCGGGGATCAGGAACTATTCTGTAGCTGTGAAGGAAAAAGGCCATGATGTGGTGTTCCTGCGACGGATCGTACCCGGGGGCACCGACAGGAGCTATGGCATCCATGTGGCCAGACTGGCCGGGCTGCCGGAAAAAGTGGTGAAACGGGCGGATGAGCTGCTGGAGGAATACACCAGCCAGGGAGCGGCTCCGGCACCGGCTGCCAAGGCGGCCCCTGCACCGAAGAAAGGACAGGAGGATTTGCAGCCCAGCCTGTTCGGGGACGTGATCGGCGACACCCTGCGCAGCCTGGATGTGATGACCATGACCCCCCTGGAGGCCCTGAATACCCTGTATAAACTCCAGGAAGAGGCCAAGCGGGAAAGGGGGCAGGCTGAATGA